A single region of the Vicia villosa cultivar HV-30 ecotype Madison, WI linkage group LG4, Vvil1.0, whole genome shotgun sequence genome encodes:
- the LOC131594887 gene encoding enolase 1, chloroplastic, translating into MALSFTHQPSIKTILQTQSSSSIPSSPHSLPFHETRKSRRSLSVRASATAAAPSEVSSKVSREYTVKSVKARQIIDSRGNPTVEVDLVTDQLYRSGVPSGASTGIYEALELRDGDKSVYGGKGVLNAVSNINHILAPKLLGVDVRNQADVDAIMLEIDGTPNKSKLGANAILGVSLSVCRAGAGAKGVPLYRHIQEISGTKELVMPVPAFNVINGGSHAGNNLAMQEFMILPVGASSFAEALQMGSEVYQVLKGIIKAKYGQDACNVGDEGGFAPNVQDNREGLVLLIDAIEKAGYTGKIKIGMDVAASEFYTKDRKYDLNFKKQPNDGTHVHSAESLGQLYQDFVKEFPIVSIEDPFDQDDWSSWASLLSSVDIQLVGDDLLVTNPTRIAEAIQKKACNGLLLKVNQIGTVTESIQAALDSKAAGWGVMVSHRSGETEDNFIADLSVGLASGQIKTGAPCRSERLAKYNQLLRIEEELGTVRYAGEAFRSP; encoded by the exons ATGGCTTTGAGTTTCACACACCAACCCTCAATCAAAACCATTCTCCAAACTCAATCTTCTTCCTCCATCCCCTCTTCGCCTCACTCCCTCCCCTTCCATGAAACCCGAAAATCACGTCGGTCACTATCCGTCCGCGCCTCAGCAACGGCGGCTGCTCCGTCCGAGGTTTCCTCAAAGGTGTCAAGGGAGTACACTGTCAAGTCAGTGAAGGCGAGACAAATCATTGATAGTAGAGGGAATCCAACGGTGGAGGTTGATCTGGTGACGGATCAGCTTTACCGATCGGGTGTGCCCAGTGGGGCTTCTACCGGAATTTACGAGGCTTTGGAGCTTAGAGACGGGGATAAAAGTGTTTATGGTGGGAAAGGTGTTCTTAATGCTGTCAGCAATATTAATCACATTTTGGCTCCAAAGCTTCTTGGTGTCGATGTTAG GAATCAAGCTGATGTTGATGCTATTATGCTGGAAATTGATGGAACTCCTAACAAGTCTAAACTTGGTGCTAATGCAATATTGGGAGTTTCACTGAGTGTGTGTAGAGCTGGTGCTGGAGCAAAAGGAGTGCCCTTGTACAGACATATCCAAGAGATTTCAGGAACAAAGGAACTTGTCATGCCTGTTCCAGCTTTTAATGTTATAAATGGAGGAAGCCATGCCGGTAATAATCTTGCTATGCAAGAATTTATGATTCTACCAGTTGGAGCTTCTTCATTTGCTGAGGCACTTCAAATGGGCAGTGAAG TATATCAAGTATTAAAGGGCATAATCAAGGCCAAATATGGACAAGATGCTTGTAACGTTGGTGACGAAGGAGGATTTGCTCCCAATGTTCAGGATAACAGGGAGGGACTTGTTTTACTAATCGATGCCATTGAGAAGGCTGGTTATACCGGAAAG ATTAAAATAGGTATGGATGTAGCTGCTTCAGAGTTTTACACTAAGGACAGGAAATATGATTTGAACTTCAAGAAACAGCCAAATGATGGAACTCACGTTCACTCTGCTGAGAGTCTTGGTCAACTTTATCAAGACTTTGTGAAAGAGTTTCCCATTGTGTCAATTGAGGATCCTTTTGATCAAGATGATTGGAGTTCATGGGCCTCACTACTCTCTTCAGTTGATATTCAACTTGTAGGAGATGATTTGCTAGTTACAAATCCAACGAGAATAGCTGAGGCTATTCAAAAGAAGGCTTGCAATGGTTTATTACTGAAG GTTAACCAGATTGGCACGGTGACTGAATCTATTCAGGCTGCTCTTGACTCAAAGGCTGCAGGTTGGGGCGTCATGGTTAGTCATCGGAGTGGTGAGACCGAGGATAACTTCATTGCTGATCTTTCTGTTGGATTGGCCAGCGGACAG ATAAAGACGGGTGCTCCATGCAGAAGTGAAAGGTTGGCAAAGTATAACCAG CTTCTTCGGATTGAAGAGGAACTTGGAACTGTGCGTTATGCTGGTGAAGCTTTCAGATCGCCCTAG